The Bos indicus x Bos taurus breed Angus x Brahman F1 hybrid chromosome 15, Bos_hybrid_MaternalHap_v2.0, whole genome shotgun sequence genome includes a window with the following:
- the LOC113904719 gene encoding 2-acylglycerol O-acyltransferase 2-like encodes MPPGGTWTETCHGMEAGHPGLQVLDLMEVRKRLFPCLGLVSADKESAAHILSREGGSNLLSIVVGDIQESLDARPGAYKLVLRNHKGFIMLALMHGYQGEGS; translated from the exons ATGCCACCTGGTGGTACCTGGACAGAGACATGCCATGGCATGGAGGCAGGACATCCAGGCCTTCAGGTCCTGGATCTTATGGAAGTACGTAAAAGACTATTTCCCTGTCTCG GGCTGGTCTCAGCAGACAAGGAGAGTGCTGCTCACATTCTGAGCAGGGAAGGAGGCAGTAACCTGCTATCCATCGTTGTTGGAGACATCCAGGAATCACTGGATGCCAGGCCTGGAGCCTACAAGCTGGTGCTGCGGAACCACAAGGGCTTCATCATGCTCGCCCTGATGCACGGGTATCAGGGAGAGGGCTCTTAG